A genomic region of Thermodesulfobium narugense DSM 14796 contains the following coding sequences:
- a CDS encoding sulfite exporter TauE/SafE family protein produces the protein MIFPVDWLQVGDQKVQIDAVVYFLWSIWNGWIMATVGAFGGIMAGFGHISVLGLGAKASSLKGIKATVNGKEVDSGKYLSDNIRLSNSLITSVNSTMGTIQWFLNKRLIWTAGLAMGIGSVLGAQAGVWLTGGKLNMSSVIGIFGCLTLLVSIFMFYQVTPFAAKAKSKGKDAAKRFQEEVKKLKAEGRLNELKGIENLKLSLAAVEFDFFGEHFKVKNFGPFLFGIIVGFVSAVAGVGGGFLYVPFLSIVLGLPFYIVPGASVMAVTLGMLSTIVGWLVFGIKIAPPILIGMAGILIGAYIGPKTQKYLPMNFLYILFGVLAIYVGVGYIMKGFFAIALPGV, from the coding sequence ATGATTTTTCCAGTAGATTGGCTTCAAGTTGGGGATCAAAAAGTTCAGATTGATGCAGTAGTTTATTTTCTTTGGTCAATTTGGAACGGTTGGATTATGGCAACGGTAGGTGCATTTGGGGGTATTATGGCAGGTTTTGGCCATATATCTGTATTAGGTCTTGGCGCAAAGGCTAGCTCTCTAAAAGGTATAAAGGCTACAGTAAATGGCAAGGAAGTAGATTCAGGAAAGTATCTGTCAGACAACATAAGGCTGTCTAACTCACTTATTACAAGCGTAAATTCTACTATGGGTACTATCCAGTGGTTTTTAAACAAGAGGTTAATTTGGACTGCTGGCCTTGCTATGGGTATTGGTAGTGTACTTGGTGCTCAAGCAGGAGTATGGCTTACAGGCGGCAAGCTAAACATGTCAAGCGTTATAGGTATATTTGGTTGTCTTACACTTCTTGTATCTATATTTATGTTCTATCAAGTAACTCCTTTTGCTGCAAAGGCAAAGAGCAAAGGAAAGGATGCTGCAAAGAGGTTCCAAGAAGAAGTAAAAAAACTAAAAGCTGAAGGACGTCTTAATGAATTAAAGGGCATAGAAAATCTAAAGCTTAGTTTAGCAGCAGTAGAATTTGACTTCTTTGGAGAACACTTCAAGGTAAAGAACTTTGGACCATTTTTGTTTGGAATAATAGTAGGATTTGTATCTGCTGTAGCAGGAGTAGGTGGAGGATTTCTATACGTTCCATTTCTCTCAATAGTCCTTGGACTTCCTTTCTACATCGTTCCAGGTGCATCAGTAATGGCAGTAACTCTTGGAATGCTTTCAACAATAGTAGGTTGGTTGGTCTTTGGCATAAAGATAGCGCCACCAATTCTTATAGGTATGGCAGGAATACTAATTGGCGCATACATTGGCCCTAAAACTCAAAAGTATTTGCCTATGAACTTTCTCTACATTCTCTTTGGAGTCCTTGCAATATATGTAGGTGTGGGTTATATAATGAAGGGCTTTTTCGCAATAGCGCTTCCTGGAGTATAA
- the qmoC gene encoding quinone-interacting membrane-bound oxidoreductase complex subunit QmoC translates to MAKKIVKTDLDFIKEIIANGGDSVKKCYQCATCSVVCNLAPNNSPFPRKEMVMAQWGMKDALLKDADIWLCHQCADCTAYCPRGAKPGDVLGALRKITIEEYAPVKFLAKLVSKPAMWPFAFLLPVVILLIDLMLNGKLQYLANPQALVDLSIEGEHSTVGKIVFAKLFPTVTGIDIFFLPAALFAVVCFWIGLSNYWKALNSERSYPVMFQGSIIGLFAGVIWEALTSARFKLCNTMKVRSTTHLLVFWSFVGLALTTATASVYEWVLRYPSPYPLYDPVKILGNISGIALIIGAIWMINTRSTLKVGTNSSFDWLLLIVVAGLGFTGMGAEIFRLMNLASIAYWTYFIHLVFVMFLFIYAPFFKIAHLAYRTLALAYSNLANRGEPDALQE, encoded by the coding sequence ATGGCGAAAAAAATTGTAAAGACTGATTTAGATTTCATAAAGGAAATTATTGCTAATGGTGGCGATAGCGTTAAAAAGTGCTACCAATGTGCTACGTGTTCTGTTGTCTGCAACCTTGCTCCCAATAATTCACCATTTCCAAGGAAAGAAATGGTTATGGCACAATGGGGGATGAAAGATGCACTTCTTAAAGACGCTGATATTTGGTTATGTCATCAATGCGCAGATTGCACGGCGTATTGTCCAAGAGGTGCAAAGCCGGGTGACGTTTTGGGCGCTTTAAGGAAAATTACTATAGAAGAATATGCACCAGTAAAATTTTTGGCTAAACTTGTAAGCAAACCTGCAATGTGGCCATTTGCTTTTCTATTGCCAGTTGTTATACTCTTGATAGATCTTATGCTTAATGGGAAATTACAATACCTTGCAAATCCACAGGCTCTAGTAGATCTGTCTATTGAGGGTGAACATTCAACTGTAGGTAAAATTGTTTTTGCAAAATTATTTCCAACTGTAACTGGAATAGATATCTTCTTTTTGCCTGCTGCCCTGTTTGCTGTAGTTTGTTTTTGGATAGGTTTATCTAATTATTGGAAGGCTTTAAATTCTGAAAGATCTTATCCTGTTATGTTTCAGGGCAGTATTATAGGATTATTTGCTGGTGTTATCTGGGAAGCTCTTACTTCTGCGAGGTTTAAGCTTTGTAATACTATGAAGGTCAGATCTACTACCCACTTACTTGTTTTTTGGTCTTTTGTCGGGTTAGCCCTTACGACTGCTACTGCTTCGGTATATGAGTGGGTTTTGAGATACCCTTCCCCTTATCCTTTGTATGACCCTGTAAAAATACTTGGTAATATTTCGGGGATAGCACTAATTATAGGGGCAATCTGGATGATAAATACAAGATCAACTCTTAAGGTTGGTACGAATTCAAGCTTTGATTGGCTTTTGTTGATCGTTGTAGCAGGACTTGGGTTTACTGGAATGGGCGCAGAGATCTTTAGACTTATGAATCTTGCAAGCATTGCATACTGGACATACTTTATACATCTTGTATTTGTAATGTTTTTGTTTATATATGCACCTTTCTTTAAAATTGCACACCTTGCTTATAGAACTTTAGCTCTCGCATATTCTAATTTAGCCAACCGCGGAGAACCAGATGCCCTTCAAGAATAG
- a CDS encoding vitamin K epoxide reductase family protein, with product MITYIMLYKESQAEPFYELAAEYGVKRSDVGIPFMIVGKKVLIGTDEIKKNLPDLIQDGINHGGIPFPERVLHSEFAKDIDIKTIKSENFVGESFAIFTVISLLIFASYSLLSLKFTTLTKYLSFIRVFRNYLIFLLIFVGFLISIYLLHLETTSSSGVCIIFSGCNIVQKSSFSRIFGIIPVALLEIFVFFVLFALWIYSCKLKRDKIFFFNSRMILFWINFVAVVVAISLTVLEIFVIKSACIYCLISSIILGLLLILFNPNFDRINTTN from the coding sequence TTGATCACCTATATAATGCTTTACAAAGAGAGTCAGGCTGAACCTTTTTATGAATTGGCAGCAGAATATGGTGTTAAGAGAAGCGATGTTGGAATTCCCTTTATGATTGTAGGAAAAAAGGTTTTAATAGGGACGGATGAAATAAAGAAGAATTTGCCAGATTTAATTCAAGACGGTATTAATCATGGTGGCATACCTTTTCCCGAAAGGGTACTTCATTCTGAATTTGCTAAAGATATAGATATTAAAACAATTAAAAGCGAGAATTTTGTAGGGGAGTCCTTTGCAATTTTTACTGTTATATCTTTATTAATATTCGCTTCTTATTCTCTTTTGAGTCTTAAATTTACAACTTTGACAAAATATTTAAGTTTTATTAGAGTTTTTAGAAATTACCTAATATTCCTTCTCATTTTTGTAGGTTTTTTAATATCTATTTATTTACTACATTTAGAGACAACCAGTTCCTCTGGAGTATGTATAATTTTTTCTGGTTGTAATATTGTACAAAAAAGTTCTTTCTCGCGCATTTTTGGAATAATTCCTGTAGCATTGTTAGAAATATTTGTCTTTTTTGTTCTTTTTGCCTTATGGATATATTCTTGTAAGTTAAAAAGAGATAAAATATTTTTCTTTAATTCAAGAATGATTCTTTTTTGGATTAATTTTGTTGCTGTAGTTGTTGCTATTAGTCTGACAGTTCTTGAAATATTTGTAATAAAATCTGCTTGTATTTATTGTTTAATATCTTCTATAATATTAGGTTTGTTGCTAATTCTATTTAATCCGAATTTTGATAGAATTAACACAACTAACTAA
- a CDS encoding Crp/Fnr family transcriptional regulator, giving the protein MDNILLLDKELKEFTEQEWHKLLERAIVMKLPKGSTVFSASEKSQGVFIIKSGWVKISRISKDGKESVVGCIRNPKEIIGLAEVLLNKNRTCNAVAITDIEIGFLKTEDFYNLIKEDFNISLKIMRLLAARMREAEENVHNLSSNYVSKRLASFLYKASFKWGIDDEDGIKIPLNLTHEEIAQVVGTSRQTTTKALNMLQKKGIIKLEKKQIKILDIKKLLSYK; this is encoded by the coding sequence TTGGATAATATTTTGCTTTTAGACAAAGAACTTAAAGAATTTACAGAACAAGAGTGGCATAAGCTTTTAGAAAGAGCAATAGTCATGAAACTTCCTAAGGGTTCTACAGTTTTTTCTGCATCAGAAAAATCTCAAGGAGTTTTTATAATCAAATCTGGATGGGTAAAAATTTCAAGAATTTCAAAAGATGGCAAAGAATCTGTCGTTGGTTGTATAAGAAATCCCAAAGAAATCATAGGATTAGCCGAAGTTTTGTTAAATAAAAACAGAACTTGCAATGCGGTTGCTATTACAGATATAGAAATAGGTTTCTTAAAAACAGAAGATTTTTACAATCTAATAAAAGAAGATTTTAATATCTCTCTTAAAATAATGAGACTTTTAGCTGCGCGCATGAGAGAAGCCGAAGAAAATGTGCACAACCTTAGTTCTAATTATGTCTCAAAGAGACTTGCTTCTTTCTTATATAAAGCTTCTTTCAAATGGGGAATAGACGATGAAGACGGCATAAAAATTCCTTTGAACTTAACGCATGAAGAAATTGCTCAGGTAGTGGGCACAAGTAGACAAACCACTACAAAAGCTCTTAACATGCTACAAAAAAAAGGCATTATAAAATTAGAAAAAAAACAAATAAAGATCCTCGATATAAAAAAACTTTTAAGTTACAAATAA
- a CDS encoding DUF169 domain-containing protein: protein MRNYSEIQDFFMKEFRFMHLPVAVKFIFKDEELQDFKKDVKDYYVPNKPLTFCQAEIGPRMKGITVLQEKESLGCSNAAYVFGWKGFDEAEVKSHLKYVRDMKQAEKFLLSKPRLEEGKLRAIVVSPLAKTHFDPDVVHFYCDNMQAYQLSVGWMAVRDIHPMRPNVTMNSAACAGNVYAYNTKLASTHPACSGSYNAGKTERGETNVVIPGEDIADLFSWFKERVERYGSLSIVKPGDEFPGSDVCKNCPLIVFKKGENAK from the coding sequence ATGCGAAACTATTCTGAGATTCAGGATTTTTTTATGAAAGAGTTTAGATTTATGCACTTACCTGTCGCAGTGAAATTTATTTTTAAAGACGAAGAACTGCAAGATTTCAAGAAAGATGTAAAGGATTATTATGTACCAAATAAACCTCTTACATTTTGCCAAGCAGAAATTGGACCTAGAATGAAAGGAATTACAGTTCTTCAGGAAAAGGAGTCTTTAGGCTGCTCTAATGCTGCATATGTATTTGGGTGGAAGGGTTTCGATGAAGCTGAGGTAAAGAGCCACTTAAAGTATGTAAGAGATATGAAACAGGCTGAAAAATTTCTTCTTTCAAAGCCAAGATTGGAAGAAGGAAAACTAAGGGCAATTGTTGTTTCGCCACTTGCAAAGACTCATTTTGATCCTGATGTCGTTCATTTCTATTGCGATAATATGCAAGCCTATCAACTTAGTGTAGGTTGGATGGCAGTAAGAGATATTCATCCAATGAGGCCAAATGTTACGATGAATTCAGCGGCTTGTGCTGGTAACGTTTATGCTTATAATACCAAACTTGCATCTACCCACCCTGCTTGTAGCGGTAGCTATAATGCTGGCAAAACCGAGAGGGGTGAAACTAACGTAGTAATTCCTGGTGAGGATATAGCAGATTTGTTTTCCTGGTTTAAGGAAAGAGTTGAAAGGTACGGGAGTCTTTCTATAGTAAAGCCTGGAGATGAATTCCCTGGTTCGGATGTTTGTAAAAATTGCCCATTGATTGTCTTTAAAAAAGGTGAAAACGCAAAGTAA
- the hcp gene encoding hydroxylamine reductase has protein sequence MFCYQCEQAAKGVGCEIQGVCGKDETTSNLQDLLIFSLESLSSVVQSAKEVGIEVNETLGHFVCQALFSTLTNVNFDPERLKDWIKSVEQKRDDLKKSVTERSKIEFSDIANFKFANDISELETQGKEFGLKNDPETDPDKRALKHTILFGLKGIAAYADHAAILGEYSKDLYDYMFRALFELTRNDISLEDWVNKTLEVGKYNLLAMELLDRANTKAYGDPVPTSVPLGHKKGKAILVSGHDLKDLEEILKQSQGKGIYVYTHGEMLPTHGYPLLKEKYPHFYGHFGTAWQNQIREFPYFPGPIVMTTNCIQRPQNSYFDNIFTTGVVAWPGVKHITNYDYSLVIQKALEMKGFEEDLDKGSVMVGFGRKTLLSTASKVIDLVKNKKIRHFFLVGGCDGAKPGRSYYSEFVEKVPEDCIVLTLACGKFRFFDKKLGEIDGLPRLIDVGQCNDAYSAIVLADTLAKAFNVGVNDLPLSLILSWYEQKAVAILLSLLYLGIKNIRLGPSLPAFITPNVLDVLVKNFNIAPIRTPDEDLKAILG, from the coding sequence ATGTTTTGTTATCAATGTGAACAAGCGGCAAAAGGGGTAGGATGTGAAATTCAGGGAGTTTGTGGTAAAGATGAAACTACAAGTAACTTGCAAGATTTATTGATATTTTCTTTGGAAAGTCTTTCGTCTGTAGTTCAAAGCGCAAAGGAAGTAGGAATAGAAGTAAATGAGACGTTGGGTCACTTTGTTTGTCAAGCTTTATTTTCAACATTAACAAATGTGAACTTCGATCCAGAAAGGTTAAAAGATTGGATCAAATCAGTAGAGCAAAAAAGAGACGACTTAAAAAAATCTGTAACTGAAAGGTCAAAAATAGAATTTTCTGATATTGCTAACTTTAAGTTTGCAAACGATATTTCAGAATTAGAGACTCAAGGAAAAGAGTTTGGATTAAAAAACGATCCAGAAACCGATCCAGATAAAAGGGCTTTAAAGCATACTATACTTTTTGGCTTAAAGGGTATAGCAGCTTATGCTGATCATGCAGCTATTTTAGGAGAATATAGTAAGGATCTTTATGATTATATGTTCAGGGCTCTTTTTGAACTTACAAGAAATGATATATCACTAGAAGATTGGGTAAACAAAACTCTTGAAGTAGGTAAATATAATCTTCTTGCTATGGAGCTTCTTGATAGAGCAAATACGAAAGCTTATGGCGATCCTGTCCCGACAAGCGTTCCTCTCGGACACAAAAAGGGGAAGGCGATATTAGTTTCAGGGCACGATCTGAAAGATTTGGAAGAGATTTTGAAACAAAGTCAGGGTAAAGGGATTTATGTATATACCCATGGTGAGATGCTTCCTACTCACGGTTATCCGTTGCTTAAAGAAAAATATCCTCACTTTTATGGACACTTTGGAACTGCATGGCAAAATCAAATAAGAGAATTTCCTTACTTCCCCGGACCAATTGTTATGACTACAAACTGTATTCAAAGACCGCAAAATAGCTACTTTGACAATATTTTTACAACAGGTGTCGTAGCCTGGCCAGGTGTTAAACATATAACAAATTATGACTATTCTTTAGTTATTCAAAAAGCCCTTGAAATGAAAGGATTTGAAGAAGATCTAGATAAAGGTTCTGTAATGGTTGGCTTTGGTAGAAAAACACTTCTTTCAACAGCTTCGAAGGTCATAGATCTTGTAAAGAACAAAAAAATAAGACACTTCTTTCTTGTAGGAGGGTGCGATGGTGCAAAGCCGGGAAGATCTTATTATTCTGAATTTGTAGAAAAAGTTCCTGAAGATTGTATTGTGTTGACCCTAGCTTGTGGGAAATTTAGATTTTTCGATAAAAAGTTAGGTGAAATTGATGGACTCCCCAGGCTTATAGATGTTGGACAGTGTAATGATGCGTATTCAGCAATAGTACTTGCTGATACTTTGGCAAAGGCGTTTAATGTAGGAGTTAACGATTTGCCGCTTTCTTTGATACTTTCATGGTATGAACAAAAAGCGGTGGCGATTTTGCTTAGTTTGTTATACCTTGGAATAAAGAATATAAGACTAGGACCATCTTTGCCAGCCTTTATAACGCCTAATGTTCTTGACGTGTTAGTGAAAAACTTTAATATTGCTCCAATTAGAACTCCTGATGAAGATCTTAAGGCAAT
- a CDS encoding YkgJ family cysteine cluster protein — protein MPNMDVVERVALDRSSKFTFSCNKDLSCWNLCCRDVDILLTPYDVLEMRTALGQSSGEFLQNNTKVIIDPKTKIPMVQIMLKPNERLCVFSKEEGCSIYQNRPLLCRTYPIGIAALRKKDDPNPEDEFFFFIREKFCKGFSQGKEFTVGDWLQDQNADYLLEKNKDWLEFILRRNVMGVEPFNEKEASLYFMAVYDLDKFRKFVFDTKFLDIFEISKERIEAMKTSDEELLKFGIDYLFFMFRIKKTLEPKKT, from the coding sequence ATGCCTAATATGGATGTTGTTGAAAGGGTTGCGCTGGATAGGTCTTCTAAGTTTACGTTTAGCTGTAATAAAGATTTGAGTTGTTGGAATTTATGTTGTAGAGATGTTGATATACTTTTAACTCCCTACGACGTATTAGAAATGAGGACTGCTCTTGGGCAGTCCTCAGGAGAATTTTTGCAAAATAACACTAAAGTAATTATTGATCCAAAAACTAAGATTCCAATGGTTCAAATTATGCTAAAGCCTAACGAAAGATTGTGTGTTTTTAGTAAAGAAGAAGGTTGCAGCATTTATCAAAATAGACCACTTCTTTGTAGGACTTATCCTATTGGGATAGCTGCTTTAAGAAAAAAAGACGATCCAAATCCTGAAGATGAGTTTTTCTTTTTTATTAGAGAAAAGTTTTGTAAAGGCTTTTCTCAAGGCAAAGAATTTACAGTAGGCGATTGGCTTCAAGATCAAAATGCTGATTATTTGTTGGAAAAGAACAAGGATTGGCTTGAATTTATTCTTAGAAGAAATGTGATGGGAGTAGAACCATTCAACGAGAAGGAAGCTTCTTTGTATTTTATGGCAGTCTATGACCTGGATAAGTTTAGAAAATTTGTTTTTGATACTAAATTTTTGGATATTTTCGAGATAAGCAAAGAGAGAATTGAAGCAATGAAAACAAGTGACGAAGAACTTCTGAAATTTGGTATAGACTACTTGTTTTTTATGTTCAGGATCAAAAAAACTCTTGAGCCAAAGAAAACGTAA
- a CDS encoding Crp/Fnr family transcriptional regulator produces MKDIVKSCVFFKNLSDEDIAKILNISHKIVLDHNEILFTEGSLALNLFIVLSGKMKVFKISPSGKEQILHIMTPGDIVAEAPMFAGLDYPANAQCIEKCTLLAIDREGFKNLIINNPNLTMNILSAVSFRLRNFTSLIEALSLKEVSGRLASYLLYQKEIQKSSKIELPLTRTELSKYFGTMPETLSRVFTKFQNLNIISTNNKTVTILDEEGLKKQAWGT; encoded by the coding sequence ATGAAAGACATAGTTAAGTCCTGTGTTTTTTTTAAAAATTTAAGTGATGAAGACATAGCAAAAATTTTAAATATTTCTCATAAAATAGTATTAGATCACAACGAAATACTTTTTACCGAGGGAAGTTTGGCGTTAAATCTATTTATAGTTTTAAGCGGCAAAATGAAAGTTTTTAAAATTTCTCCATCTGGAAAGGAACAAATACTTCACATAATGACCCCTGGAGATATAGTTGCAGAAGCACCTATGTTCGCGGGGCTTGATTATCCAGCGAATGCTCAATGTATTGAGAAATGCACTCTTTTAGCAATCGACAGAGAGGGTTTTAAAAATCTTATAATAAATAATCCTAACCTTACAATGAACATATTATCAGCTGTATCTTTTAGGCTTAGAAACTTTACTTCTCTTATTGAAGCTCTATCCTTAAAAGAAGTCTCGGGACGATTAGCATCTTATCTTTTGTACCAAAAAGAAATTCAAAAGAGTTCAAAAATAGAATTGCCTCTTACTAGAACAGAGCTCTCAAAATATTTTGGCACAATGCCCGAGACTCTTTCAAGAGTATTTACAAAGTTCCAGAATTTAAATATTATTTCTACAAACAACAAGACTGTCACAATATTAGACGAAGAAGGTCTAAAAAAACAAGCATGGGGAACGTAA
- a CDS encoding carbon starvation CstA family protein codes for MSVILPVVLLCAIALFVLSFLMSIPSAILLLVFGFCLWAVGYRYYSAWLAAKVMCLDATRETPACKINDGRDYVPTNKYVLFGHQFAAIAGAGPLIGPVLAAQWGFMPGLLWIVLGAVIAGATHDFVVLVLSVRQGGLSIAEIARKEISTPTGRVMSLAIFLIMVLTLAGLSIAVVNALKGSPWGTVTVGLTIPIAFLMGFWMFHFRPGKIGEASLIGVILLFVATWLGSVVPGTEFAKYFTYSEQTMKILLPTYAFFASVLPVWMLLLPRDYLSSYMKIGVAVAIALGVLIAHPMLQMPPFTKFISGGGPIIPGPLFPYLFITIACGAISGFHCMVGTGTTPKMLSCETDARFIGYGAMIMESFVAALALIAACVLPVGDYFAINTAPAVFQKLGMHTQQVAYISQLVGENLVGRPGGAVSLAAGIAYIFDNVPFLTGMMGYWYHFIIMFEAMFILSAVDAGTRVGRYLLQEFLGIFVPKFKDIHWNFGIVLTGFLVSFFWGYLLYSGSVSTIWPMFGASNQLLACLALLIATTEILRRTRKISYSLVTMIPGAFMVTITFTAAWMNFANIFLPMAQKGNVAGAINAFLSILLLAMGIWVLFDSIRVWLKILSGSDAVKSTSN; via the coding sequence ATGAGTGTGATCTTACCTGTTGTTTTGCTTTGTGCTATTGCTTTATTTGTTCTTTCTTTTCTTATGAGCATTCCAAGTGCAATTTTACTTTTGGTATTCGGATTTTGCTTATGGGCGGTTGGGTATAGATATTACAGTGCCTGGCTCGCTGCTAAAGTAATGTGTTTAGACGCTACAAGAGAAACACCTGCATGTAAAATCAATGATGGAAGAGATTATGTACCTACAAACAAGTACGTGTTGTTTGGACATCAATTTGCGGCTATTGCAGGGGCAGGGCCTCTGATTGGACCAGTTCTTGCTGCACAATGGGGCTTTATGCCTGGGCTTCTCTGGATCGTTTTGGGAGCTGTAATAGCTGGTGCAACACATGATTTTGTTGTTTTAGTTTTATCTGTTAGACAGGGTGGTTTGTCTATTGCAGAAATTGCTAGAAAGGAGATATCAACTCCGACTGGTAGAGTAATGTCACTTGCAATATTTCTCATAATGGTTCTTACTCTTGCAGGTTTGAGCATTGCAGTGGTAAATGCCCTCAAAGGCTCTCCGTGGGGGACTGTTACTGTAGGATTAACAATTCCAATTGCATTTCTTATGGGATTTTGGATGTTCCACTTTAGACCTGGCAAAATAGGTGAAGCCTCATTAATTGGCGTTATATTGTTATTTGTTGCAACATGGCTTGGAAGCGTTGTACCTGGCACAGAATTTGCTAAATATTTTACTTATAGCGAACAAACAATGAAAATTTTGCTTCCAACTTATGCCTTTTTTGCATCAGTACTTCCTGTTTGGATGCTTCTTTTGCCGAGAGATTATTTGTCCAGTTACATGAAAATAGGTGTAGCAGTAGCGATTGCTTTGGGAGTCTTAATAGCTCATCCAATGCTTCAAATGCCACCATTCACTAAATTTATAAGTGGTGGGGGCCCCATTATTCCAGGTCCACTATTTCCATATCTATTTATAACAATAGCTTGTGGTGCTATATCTGGATTCCACTGTATGGTTGGAACCGGTACTACTCCAAAGATGTTGAGCTGTGAGACTGATGCAAGATTTATTGGGTATGGTGCAATGATAATGGAAAGTTTTGTTGCTGCTCTTGCTCTAATTGCTGCATGTGTGTTGCCTGTAGGAGACTATTTTGCTATAAATACTGCGCCTGCTGTTTTTCAGAAGCTTGGTATGCACACCCAGCAAGTTGCTTACATTTCTCAATTAGTAGGAGAAAATCTTGTTGGTAGACCTGGTGGTGCCGTTTCTTTGGCAGCTGGTATAGCTTATATTTTTGACAATGTTCCATTTCTTACTGGTATGATGGGTTACTGGTATCACTTCATAATAATGTTTGAAGCAATGTTTATATTATCTGCAGTAGATGCAGGAACAAGAGTCGGCAGATATCTTTTACAAGAATTTTTGGGAATATTTGTTCCTAAGTTCAAAGATATACACTGGAACTTCGGAATAGTATTAACGGGTTTTTTGGTTTCGTTTTTCTGGGGTTACCTTCTTTATTCTGGTAGTGTTTCCACTATATGGCCTATGTTTGGAGCATCAAACCAGCTTTTGGCCTGCCTTGCGCTCTTGATTGCAACTACTGAAATTTTAAGGAGAACAAGAAAGATATCTTATTCTTTGGTTACAATGATCCCAGGAGCATTTATGGTAACAATTACCTTTACTGCGGCGTGGATGAACTTTGCCAACATATTCTTACCGATGGCACAAAAGGGGAATGTAGCAGGAGCAATCAACGCATTTTTGTCAATATTGCTTCTTGCTATGGGAATATGGGTACTCTTTGACTCAATAAGAGTTTGGTTAAAGATACTTTCGGGATCTGATGCAGTAAAGTCTACAAGTAACTAA